A stretch of Corallococcus macrosporus DNA encodes these proteins:
- a CDS encoding serine/threonine protein kinase, whose translation MRPYGSMGPEVAQVFPAALQPGAVVGCWRVVGTLGVGGYGAVYRVEPLDAPGRSFALKLSLHPDPARALREMALLLDRACHPNVVRVHATGRWPDPVEGLPYFVMDCVEGMALHAWAETVNPTFRQVAMVGGSVAMTLGVLHARGVLHRDLKPEHLLIRTRGQVPVLIDFGAGDQAGALTLTTTTLPPGTLHLRSPEAIRFQQRHWRQPELRYPYSAADDLYALGVCLYRAVTGHYPFPPDQEPELLSVAITERLPPSPRDINPQVPEPLSRAILKLLEKEPEQRPRTGEAAHAELMRGLLSGGATAFEAHLFDEIPGKPNQIRRPAWPSQPYLTPAPRPAPVTATPRRFPAWGWVGVVMCLGLLLAGPGTWEVLPRGWTRHTTPEVPERVSALLGHKLASEPDRPHSVPVATPATAAPVVAPKGEPALVTTKPPVPPSPKPGRTLKAAAIASCVAGMACASAPLVDRPTPPAEDCPEDAKAAMNALKITGYTWAAVFDPNTRADFVTVREGRAALYTHGSQGRVRHNSMLTGTLYVGNKRVYGRFTQLRESRTGETFPVCLQLWFLDDRTRGIPRSEGGDEDTAVVPNLISVESIWRFDA comes from the coding sequence ATGCGACCCTATGGGTCCATGGGTCCGGAAGTGGCACAGGTGTTCCCGGCGGCGCTCCAGCCCGGTGCGGTGGTGGGGTGCTGGCGCGTGGTGGGGACGTTGGGGGTGGGCGGGTACGGCGCCGTCTATCGGGTGGAGCCGCTGGACGCGCCGGGACGGAGCTTCGCGCTCAAGCTGTCGCTGCATCCGGATCCCGCCCGGGCACTGCGGGAGATGGCGCTGCTGTTGGATCGGGCGTGTCACCCGAACGTCGTCCGGGTGCATGCCACGGGGCGGTGGCCGGACCCGGTGGAGGGGCTGCCGTACTTCGTCATGGACTGCGTGGAGGGGATGGCGCTCCACGCCTGGGCGGAGACGGTCAACCCCACGTTCCGGCAGGTGGCCATGGTGGGAGGCTCGGTGGCCATGACGCTGGGCGTGTTGCATGCCCGAGGGGTGCTGCACCGGGACCTCAAGCCAGAGCACCTGTTGATCCGCACGCGGGGGCAGGTGCCCGTGCTGATCGACTTCGGCGCGGGGGACCAGGCGGGGGCCCTGACGCTCACGACCACCACCCTGCCCCCGGGCACGCTGCACCTGCGCAGTCCGGAGGCCATCCGCTTCCAGCAGCGCCACTGGAGGCAGCCAGAGCTGCGCTATCCCTACAGCGCGGCGGATGACCTGTATGCGCTGGGTGTCTGCCTGTACCGGGCCGTCACCGGCCACTACCCGTTCCCGCCGGACCAGGAGCCGGAGCTGCTGTCGGTGGCCATCACGGAGCGGCTGCCGCCGTCTCCTCGGGACATCAACCCACAGGTGCCGGAGCCCCTGTCGCGGGCCATCCTGAAGCTGCTGGAGAAGGAGCCGGAGCAGCGGCCCCGCACGGGCGAGGCGGCGCATGCAGAGCTGATGCGGGGGCTGCTGTCAGGAGGGGCCACGGCGTTCGAGGCGCACCTCTTCGATGAGATTCCGGGCAAGCCGAATCAGATCCGCCGGCCGGCATGGCCATCGCAGCCCTACCTGACGCCCGCGCCCCGGCCCGCCCCCGTGACGGCAACCCCACGCCGGTTTCCGGCCTGGGGCTGGGTGGGGGTGGTGATGTGCCTGGGGTTGCTGCTGGCGGGACCTGGGACCTGGGAGGTCCTTCCGCGAGGCTGGACTCGCCATACAACCCCAGAGGTTCCAGAGAGGGTTTCCGCCCTGCTTGGTCATAAACTGGCCAGTGAGCCGGACCGCCCGCACAGTGTTCCTGTCGCCACTCCGGCGACCGCTGCCCCCGTGGTGGCGCCGAAAGGGGAACCTGCTCTCGTGACAACCAAGCCGCCTGTTCCGCCGTCTCCGAAGCCCGGTCGCACCCTCAAGGCCGCGGCGATTGCGTCCTGCGTGGCCGGCATGGCCTGCGCCAGCGCGCCCCTGGTGGACCGGCCCACGCCCCCCGCCGAGGACTGTCCAGAGGATGCCAAGGCGGCCATGAATGCGCTGAAGATCACGGGTTACACATGGGCAGCCGTGTTCGACCCGAACACCCGCGCTGACTTCGTCACCGTCCGCGAGGGACGTGCCGCTTTGTACACCCACGGCAGCCAGGGACGTGTGAGGCATAACTCCATGCTCACAGGCACGCTCTACGTCGGCAACAAACGGGTCTACGGCCGTTTCACGCAACTGCGTGAGAGCAGGACCGGTGAAACATTTCCTGTCTGTCTCCAGCTCTGGTTCTTGGATGACAGGACGCGGGGTATTCCACGCAGTGAAGGAGGTGACGAGGACACCGCCGTCGTCCCCAACCTGATCTCCGTGGAGTCCATCTGGCGATTCGACGCATAG
- a CDS encoding DUF2381 family protein yields the protein MLLLLIPLLAAAHGGVCDEDCASAGLTAMLSEDLLDQKGVRALEVKTSEATSSDPMFQVRTFRSVLRVAVQLEFPGRTSLPGKVSKASLSGPKQQALRVVATRQLDPTSEAGTARIIVEAEATVLEAGGVYTLELQDPEGTRLLVLPGVRFPSL from the coding sequence GTGCTCCTGCTCCTGATTCCGCTCCTCGCAGCCGCGCATGGAGGGGTGTGCGACGAGGACTGTGCCAGCGCAGGGCTGACGGCGATGCTCTCCGAAGACCTCCTGGATCAAAAGGGAGTCCGGGCGCTGGAGGTGAAGACGTCCGAAGCGACCTCCTCGGACCCGATGTTCCAGGTCAGGACCTTCCGCTCCGTGCTCCGGGTTGCTGTGCAGTTGGAGTTTCCCGGGCGGACGTCCCTCCCCGGCAAGGTTTCGAAGGCCAGTCTCAGTGGTCCGAAGCAGCAGGCCTTGAGGGTCGTGGCGACACGCCAGCTCGATCCCACGTCTGAAGCCGGGACTGCCCGGATCATCGTGGAAGCCGAGGCAACTGTCCTGGAAGCTGGCGGTGTCTACACACTGGAGCTGCAGGATCCGGAAGGCACGCGACTGCTCGTCCTGCCAGGGGTGCGGTTTCCGTCCCTCTGA
- a CDS encoding LysR family transcriptional regulator, giving the protein MRDDLSGLMAFLAVARRRSFTAAATELRVTPSAVSQSLRALEERVGVRLLQRTTRSVGLTEAGTRFLSRLEPAMLGVQDAFESLSELRGRPAGLLRLTLPRYGYQEVLGPRLAEFLTAHPDIRVDIQLDDALVNIVQQGFDAGFRFGELVEREMIAIPVSGDIPMFVVGAPSYLAARGKPKHPRDLRDHDCVNYRSRTTGGILPWGLTDDGKRIDVAVVGRVVVDDAELVLDAAVAGLGLAYVPESRARKLLAEKRLVRVLEAYSPTLPGFFLYYPSRAHVPLKLKALIDFFKLKRRR; this is encoded by the coding sequence ATGCGCGACGACCTCTCCGGCCTCATGGCGTTCCTCGCGGTGGCTCGCAGGCGGAGCTTCACCGCCGCGGCGACGGAGCTCCGGGTCACTCCTTCGGCGGTGAGCCAGAGCCTCCGGGCCCTCGAGGAACGCGTCGGGGTGCGGCTCCTCCAGCGCACCACGCGCAGCGTCGGGCTCACCGAAGCCGGCACGCGGTTCCTCTCCCGGCTCGAGCCCGCGATGCTCGGCGTGCAGGACGCCTTCGAGTCCCTGAGCGAGCTTCGCGGCCGGCCCGCCGGCCTCCTGCGTCTGACCCTGCCTCGCTATGGCTACCAGGAGGTACTTGGTCCGCGCCTCGCGGAGTTCCTCACCGCCCATCCCGACATCCGCGTGGACATCCAGTTGGACGACGCGCTCGTCAACATCGTCCAGCAGGGCTTCGATGCGGGCTTCCGCTTCGGCGAGCTCGTGGAGCGCGAGATGATCGCCATCCCGGTGAGCGGTGACATCCCCATGTTCGTGGTGGGGGCGCCGTCGTACCTGGCGGCTCGAGGCAAGCCGAAGCACCCTCGCGACCTGCGCGACCACGACTGCGTCAACTACCGCAGCCGGACCACCGGCGGCATCCTCCCCTGGGGCCTCACCGACGACGGCAAGCGCATCGACGTCGCCGTCGTGGGCCGCGTGGTGGTGGATGACGCGGAGCTGGTGCTGGATGCCGCCGTCGCCGGGCTGGGGCTCGCCTATGTGCCGGAGAGCCGCGCCCGGAAGCTGCTCGCGGAGAAGCGCCTGGTGCGAGTGCTCGAGGCGTACTCCCCCACCCTCCCCGGCTTCTTCCTCTACTACCCGAGCCGGGCCCACGTGCCGCTCAAGCTCAAGGCGCTCATCGACTTCTTCAAGCTGAAGCGGCGGCGCTGA
- the map gene encoding type I methionyl aminopeptidase — MTTATPRTAPAVLPGPNDACWCGSGSKYKKCHRGADTVEARKKGPDTNRKGIRPGIVSPRRVVPLTIARPDYADSMAGRPSRSRNEPDVKSPDVIARMRRACQAAAQVLVETAQHVRVGITTDELDAIAHEAYLKRGGYPSTLNYHKFPKSLCTSVNEVICHGIPDSRALEDGDIVNLDITIYLDGVHGDCSATYLVGNVEPQHQRLVQIARECLDIGIAAVKPGRPISDIGRAVEAHAVKNGTSVVRAYCGHGIGETFHTALQIPHYYEPEADTVMQPGMIFTVEPMINQGHWDHRTWNDDWTVVTADGLRSAQFEHTLLVTDTGAEILTVP; from the coding sequence ATGACCACCGCCACCCCCCGAACCGCCCCCGCCGTCCTCCCCGGGCCCAATGACGCCTGCTGGTGCGGCAGTGGCTCCAAGTACAAGAAGTGCCACCGCGGCGCGGACACCGTGGAGGCCCGCAAGAAGGGCCCGGACACGAACCGCAAGGGCATCCGCCCGGGCATCGTCAGCCCCCGCCGCGTGGTGCCCCTCACCATCGCCCGGCCGGACTACGCGGACTCCATGGCCGGCCGGCCCTCGCGCTCGCGCAACGAGCCGGACGTGAAGTCGCCGGACGTCATCGCCCGCATGCGCCGCGCCTGCCAGGCCGCCGCCCAGGTGCTGGTGGAGACCGCGCAGCACGTGCGCGTGGGCATCACCACGGACGAGCTGGACGCCATCGCGCACGAGGCCTACCTCAAGCGCGGCGGCTACCCCAGCACGCTGAACTACCACAAGTTCCCCAAGTCGCTCTGCACCTCCGTCAACGAGGTCATCTGCCACGGCATCCCCGACAGCCGCGCGCTGGAGGACGGCGACATCGTCAACCTGGACATCACCATCTACCTGGATGGCGTCCACGGGGACTGCTCGGCCACGTACCTGGTGGGCAACGTGGAGCCGCAGCACCAGCGCCTGGTCCAGATTGCCAGGGAGTGCCTGGACATCGGCATCGCCGCGGTGAAGCCCGGCCGCCCCATCAGCGACATTGGCCGCGCGGTGGAGGCCCACGCCGTGAAGAACGGCACCAGCGTGGTGCGCGCCTACTGCGGCCACGGCATCGGTGAGACGTTCCACACCGCGCTCCAGATTCCGCACTACTACGAGCCGGAAGCGGACACCGTCATGCAGCCCGGGATGATCTTCACCGTGGAGCCGATGATCAACCAGGGCCACTGGGACCACCGCACGTGGAACGACGACTGGACCGTCGTCACCGCGGACGGCCTGCGCAGCGCCCAGTTCGAGCACACCCTGCTCGTCACCGACACGGGCGCGGAGATCCTCACCGTCCCCTGA
- a CDS encoding helix-hairpin-helix domain-containing protein translates to MRRLGTALLAVSMLAACGPGPQAETPSESAPSTPAVEQQQAPILTQTNVDVAIECSGILEFANTASYSLLDRYLPSNVVTNIVNRRATAPFTSLADLSTVPLVGPTRLKQLEGGARTMDFIDADCVGILDGIAISRDDQTAIVNLVNSIDDSELHDVLPDAWNGAVNLLNTRPFTTAQQIADTAGIGDVSFRNIRNSATLSRPLEALFAAVNAIPSNGSYGATTLRHFDWWNIASEQHYYRDDKTCFGLEPSSVPSGAYVRPNLADAAEVRAAVQNAVAYVNGNTLIPASVRTAGFANLDSLIAGRSFKGCIITYENDPWSRNTVHIYVDTVTGFSVMTETWWAE, encoded by the coding sequence ATGCGTCGTCTTGGCACAGCCCTTCTTGCCGTGAGCATGCTCGCCGCTTGCGGCCCCGGTCCCCAGGCGGAGACTCCCTCCGAGTCCGCTCCCTCCACCCCGGCCGTCGAGCAGCAGCAGGCGCCCATCCTCACGCAGACGAACGTCGACGTGGCCATCGAGTGCTCCGGCATCCTCGAGTTCGCGAACACGGCGTCGTACTCGCTGCTCGACCGTTATCTGCCCAGCAACGTGGTCACCAACATCGTGAACCGCCGCGCCACCGCGCCGTTCACGTCGCTGGCGGACCTGTCCACCGTGCCGCTCGTCGGCCCGACCCGGCTCAAGCAGCTCGAGGGCGGCGCCCGGACGATGGACTTCATCGACGCGGACTGTGTCGGCATCCTGGATGGCATCGCCATCTCCCGCGACGACCAGACCGCCATCGTCAACCTGGTGAACAGCATCGACGACTCGGAGCTGCACGACGTCCTGCCGGACGCGTGGAACGGCGCCGTGAACCTGCTCAACACGCGCCCCTTCACCACCGCGCAGCAGATCGCCGACACGGCGGGCATCGGTGACGTGAGCTTCCGCAACATCCGCAACTCCGCCACCCTGAGCCGCCCGCTGGAGGCGCTCTTCGCCGCGGTGAACGCCATCCCCAGCAACGGCTCCTATGGCGCCACCACGCTGCGCCACTTCGACTGGTGGAACATCGCGTCCGAGCAGCACTACTACCGCGACGACAAGACCTGCTTCGGCCTGGAGCCGAGCAGCGTCCCGTCCGGCGCCTACGTCCGCCCGAACCTGGCCGACGCCGCCGAGGTTCGCGCCGCGGTCCAGAACGCCGTCGCCTACGTCAACGGCAACACGCTCATCCCCGCCTCGGTCCGCACCGCGGGCTTCGCGAACCTGGACTCGCTCATCGCGGGCCGGTCGTTCAAGGGCTGCATCATCACCTACGAGAACGACCCCTGGAGCCGCAACACCGTCCACATCTACGTGGACACCGTGACCGGCTTCAGCGTGATGACCGAGACCTGGTGGGCGGAGTAG
- a CDS encoding oxidoreductase, which produces MNAQSRVWFVTGSSTGFGRHIVEEVIARGERVVATARDPRKLDDLVARAPDRVLALQLDVTKPEQVQESITAALKRFGAIDVLVNNAGYSVLGALEETSEAELRAIFEPLFFGAVSMTRAVLPHMRERRTGIIVQVSSLTGLVGYPGAGAYSAAKHALEGISEALAKEIAPFGVKVLLVEPGMFRTNLLGPGFRSMPELPAYAESMGPTRAWVAQSAGTQPGDPRKAAKAIVDAVAAGVPTLRLFLGTDAPGSIREKLAQVASDMDRTEQLALTMGF; this is translated from the coding sequence ATGAACGCACAGAGCAGGGTCTGGTTCGTCACGGGGTCGTCAACGGGGTTCGGCAGGCACATCGTGGAAGAGGTCATCGCCAGGGGCGAGCGCGTGGTCGCGACGGCGCGAGACCCGCGGAAGCTGGATGACCTGGTGGCGAGGGCCCCGGACCGGGTGCTCGCGCTCCAACTGGACGTGACGAAGCCAGAGCAGGTGCAGGAGTCCATCACCGCGGCGCTGAAGCGCTTCGGGGCCATCGACGTGCTGGTGAACAACGCGGGCTACTCGGTGTTGGGAGCGTTGGAGGAAACGAGCGAAGCGGAGCTGCGAGCGATATTCGAGCCGCTCTTCTTCGGAGCGGTGTCGATGACGCGAGCGGTGCTGCCGCACATGCGCGAGCGGCGGACGGGCATCATCGTGCAGGTCTCGAGTCTGACCGGGCTGGTCGGGTACCCGGGCGCGGGGGCTTACAGCGCGGCGAAGCACGCACTGGAAGGCATCTCCGAGGCGCTGGCGAAGGAGATCGCGCCGTTCGGGGTGAAGGTGCTCCTCGTGGAGCCGGGGATGTTTCGCACGAACCTGCTGGGCCCCGGGTTCCGGTCGATGCCGGAGCTGCCTGCCTACGCGGAGTCGATGGGCCCCACGAGAGCCTGGGTGGCCCAGTCCGCGGGCACGCAGCCCGGGGACCCACGGAAGGCCGCGAAGGCCATCGTGGACGCGGTGGCGGCGGGAGTCCCGACGCTGCGGCTCTTCCTGGGAACGGACGCACCCGGCTCCATCCGCGAGAAGCTGGCGCAGGTGGCCTCGGACATGGACCGCACGGAGCAGCTCGCACTCACGATGGGGTTCTAG
- a CDS encoding GntR family transcriptional regulator, translating to MERVGRVAYVEEQLERYISLGMLPRGQFASEEKLAREFNCCRGTVREAFRRLAARGLVVKHPGRKTRAVALDESLTLENLGLALHHRHTEEGRRLFEGFFSLKRQVLVELLADCCTKASASQVGQLESVCYALSDAARWEPGTRCAQLEFELLRLAAHAAARPGHLLLIQSLQRALRGNAARLLSFMGGESLREWARCAMHALGERDVGTLQHQLPALMKACDEGVLDAFAPAPREAALPEEPEATAPASSQDGALEVRPCVEEAVPLAPDGGECAGKRDTPGLGPPVRLADRWRRFVHGGWPPARASTHRLPWTRPRGRVARTPS from the coding sequence ATGGAGCGGGTGGGACGCGTGGCGTACGTGGAGGAGCAACTCGAGCGCTACATTTCGCTGGGGATGCTGCCGAGGGGGCAGTTCGCCTCGGAAGAGAAGCTGGCGCGTGAGTTCAACTGCTGCCGGGGCACTGTGCGCGAGGCGTTCCGGCGACTGGCGGCGCGAGGCCTGGTGGTGAAGCACCCCGGTCGCAAGACGCGCGCGGTGGCGCTGGATGAGTCGCTGACGCTGGAGAACCTGGGCCTGGCGCTGCATCACCGGCACACCGAGGAGGGCCGGCGGCTTTTTGAGGGCTTCTTCAGCCTCAAGCGTCAGGTGCTGGTGGAGCTGCTGGCCGACTGCTGCACGAAGGCCTCCGCGTCGCAGGTGGGCCAGTTGGAGTCCGTCTGTTACGCGCTCTCGGACGCGGCGCGCTGGGAGCCTGGTACCCGCTGCGCGCAGCTGGAATTCGAATTGCTGCGGCTGGCGGCCCATGCGGCTGCGCGTCCCGGGCATCTGCTCCTCATCCAGTCACTGCAACGGGCCCTGCGAGGCAACGCGGCCCGGCTGCTGTCCTTCATGGGCGGAGAGTCGCTGCGCGAGTGGGCCCGCTGCGCGATGCACGCCCTCGGCGAGCGCGATGTGGGAACGCTCCAGCACCAGTTGCCGGCGCTGATGAAGGCTTGCGATGAGGGCGTGCTGGACGCTTTTGCTCCTGCACCTCGGGAGGCTGCACTTCCTGAGGAGCCCGAAGCCACCGCGCCAGCCTCCTCTCAAGATGGGGCTTTGGAGGTACGCCCCTGCGTGGAGGAGGCGGTCCCCCTGGCGCCGGACGGTGGGGAGTGTGCCGGGAAACGTGACACTCCTGGCCTTGGGCCACCTGTCCGACTGGCGGACAGGTGGAGGCGATTCGTCCACGGAGGGTGGCCTCCCGCCCGAGCTTCGACCCACCGGCTCCCGTGGACGAGACCGCGGGGCCGTGTGGCTAGAACCCCATCGTGA
- a CDS encoding DUF5131 family protein codes for MADNSKIEWTDATWNPVRGCVKLSPGCKHCYAETFAERFRGVPGHPYEQGFDLKLIPGKLAEPLRWKAPKRVFVNSMSDLFLDEVPEAYIETVARVMALAGWHTFQVLTKRAERMQRLLSTRLAFAARLPNVWWGVSVEDRKYGLPRVKHLQATPARVRFLSIEPLLEDLGTVDFTGVDGVIVGGESGAKARPLDPDWVRSVREQCAAAGVAFFFKQWGGKRKAAAGRVLDGRTYDALPRSTVAPFPEESRRLRLLEEAEALAAPWLAPPALSVISAAASA; via the coding sequence ATGGCTGACAACTCCAAGATCGAGTGGACGGATGCGACGTGGAACCCGGTGCGCGGCTGCGTGAAGCTGAGCCCCGGGTGCAAGCACTGCTACGCGGAAACCTTCGCGGAGCGTTTCCGGGGCGTGCCGGGCCACCCGTATGAGCAGGGCTTCGACCTGAAGTTGATTCCAGGCAAGCTCGCCGAGCCGCTGCGCTGGAAGGCGCCCAAGCGCGTGTTCGTGAACTCGATGAGCGACCTCTTCCTGGACGAAGTCCCGGAGGCGTACATCGAAACGGTGGCGCGGGTGATGGCGCTGGCGGGCTGGCACACGTTCCAGGTGCTGACGAAGCGCGCGGAGCGGATGCAGCGGCTCTTGTCCACGCGGCTCGCGTTCGCGGCGAGGCTGCCGAACGTGTGGTGGGGCGTGAGCGTGGAGGACCGGAAGTACGGCCTGCCGCGAGTGAAGCACCTGCAAGCCACGCCCGCGAGGGTGCGGTTCCTGTCCATCGAGCCGCTGCTGGAGGACCTGGGCACGGTGGACTTCACCGGCGTGGACGGAGTGATTGTCGGCGGAGAGAGCGGCGCGAAGGCCCGGCCGCTGGACCCGGACTGGGTGCGCTCCGTGCGCGAGCAGTGCGCCGCGGCGGGCGTCGCCTTCTTCTTCAAGCAGTGGGGCGGCAAGCGCAAGGCGGCGGCGGGGCGGGTGCTGGACGGGCGCACGTACGACGCGCTCCCCCGGAGCACGGTGGCGCCGTTCCCCGAGGAGTCCCGGCGCCTGCGGTTGCTGGAGGAGGCCGAAGCGCTGGCGGCCCCGTGGCTGGCGCCGCCCGCGCTGTCCGTGATCAGCGCCGCCGCTTCAGCTTGA